A segment of the Marmota flaviventris isolate mMarFla1 chromosome 2, mMarFla1.hap1, whole genome shotgun sequence genome:
GCCCCAGGATCTCTGCGACTTCTATGCCTTTGACGTTTGTCTATCCAGGTGCCTCATTTAAGTGGAATCATGTATTCGTCCTTTGTGTCTAgattatttcactcagcatgtttGCAAGGTTCATCTACGGGACACATTTTCACGCATCCTACGGCTGAATGATCCTCCAGCGCGAGTGGGAGGTGCACATCgctttgttcatccattcatcttttgatggaTACCTCCATTCCCACCTTTTGGCTGTTCAGAATATCACTTCAAAAAATGCCGGCATAGGCGTCTGCTGGAGCCCTGTTTTCAGGTCCTCTTTCTACACCCTCGGAGTGGAGCTGCAGGGGCCTCCCTCACTtacttttctccttcttcctctcttctttggTCTGGAACCAGCTCCTCTCAGGCTCTTTGTCCActgcctccttccccttctccaagAGCCGCTTTGCTGTGTTGATCTGTGGAGACAGTGAGGGAGCAGCTGCCCTGGGGCTGTGCCTGCGAATCCACAGCACGGCAGCTCCAAGCAACCTCTCCCAGACTCGGGGCAGATGACAAGCATCTGAGAAAGCGGGCACCTGGGCTTCCGACTGCtgcatctctctctcctctgcctccaGCTGCAGCACTGCATACACgtctttctccattttctcaatcTTGTCCCGGAATTTGAGGATGACATCTCCAGGGGAGAGAAcagaaaagacattaaaatatggGTGAATATTAATATACTATGTAGCTAATGAAAACCGATGGTCTATTTACTGACAgaaaagtgtgattttttttaatgtatgatcTCTCTACTTAACATCCCCACTGAGAGCAGGGAGCTGTGACACAAAACCTGTATGGAAGTCCCAGATACTTGGGATCTGAGGTGAGAGGAtggcttgagctcaggagtttggggccagcctgggaaatataGCAGGACCCccatctgaaaaaacaaaacaccccatTCTTATCCAGGACCCGGCAGAATGCCAGCCTTTCCTGAGCAGCCTGCTAGAGCAGGGGCCGCTCCCGCCTCTCCACAGCATCAACCACTGGCTTATCTTTGACTTCTCCACCAGAACATCAGCTGTTTGGTCCCCTGCTCTGACCCCAGCGCCTGGAACAGAAGTGGAGCAGGGCACACAGCACCACTCAACAGCGATCCAGGCTGACTGCACGGAAGGAAAATGAGCAAGAGGACACCGTGACCGGGAGTGTGGAGGGGCGGGCACTGGCACACAAGGTGGGACCAGGGACTGATCCCAGGGATGCTGCTGCtactaagctatgtccccagcccctttttttactttgagacagggtctcaaacttgcaatcctcctgcctcagcctccagtgttgCTGGCATTTACAGGCATGCGCCCGTGTGCCCagctagctctttttttttttaattttaatatttattttttagttttcggcagacacaacatctttgtttgtatgtggtgctgaggatcgaacccgggccgcacgcatgccaggcgagcacgctaccacttgagccacatccccaaccccccagCTAGCTCTTTGACATacacatttgtatttatttactcattccaGATGATGAATACATACTACTTCTGTGACATTAATAAAAGTAACTTTTGAAGAAGATGGGTGGGCTTTACAGGACCCCACAGATCAGGAAAACCCCTATGAACGGGCTCTATGTTTTCATTCCTACTATCATGTCCTGTTATACACAGAAGCCTACAGCCCAGGGAAGTGAGGTAGACCTGCCCAGGGACTCAGCAAGGAGGTGGCAGAGCAGGGACTCAAGCTGGCCTGACTGCAGAGCACCACTCTCTGAAGCCACTCTCTGCCCGCCCTGCTCCAGCTGTGCCTCCTCACCCTGGGGAAGAATACGGGCCTTCACAGGGGCCTTGGCGGCCTTCACAATCTCCTTCAGCATCTTCCGCTCCTCCTCTCCCACCAGAGAGACGGAGCGCCCAGCCCTGCCAGCTCGTGCGGTCCGCCCCACCCGGTGTACGTAGTGCTTGATAGTGTTGGGCATCGTGAAGTTGATCACCTGCAGGGTCAGAATCGGCAGTCAGACCCTGCAGcatgggagtgggggtggggctgccgTGGGGCAAGAAGAAAAACGATAGGACCTTCTCACCGTTTTGACTCCCTCAATGTCAAGTCCACGGGCTGCCACATCTGTGGCCACAAGGATATCAATCTGTTCATCCTTAAAGCGCCTAGAAATATCCACAGAGATGCTTATTCAGATACCTATCCCAGAAATGCTCCCCAGGAGCCCGAGAAGCAGAGAGAATAGAGGGACGGGAAAGTCACCACAGAGCCTCCTGGAGTCAAGCAGCAGGGGATACATTCTAAAGGTCGCCGGTGGACACTTACACTCACCCTTAACAGCTGCCTACATGGGGACATGCAGATTTGTGTTCTGTCTCAAGCACTAATTCCTGTCCAgattcaagtttgagaaccaaCAAGCTAGACTACAGGAAACCGTGAGGCAGACGTCTCTGTTCAGATCAGATTTGCTGTAACAACCCCTCCCAGCACCCTGTGAAGAACAGTGGCGGGTGGGGAGCTCTCCAGGGCTCCCCACCTAGAGGTCGACTCTGTTCTGTGAGAATCAGTGCAGCTAACACATGACCTGACAGTGCTCCAAGTCTTTGCTTTACTTTGCTTTTTTAAGGCTACGTGGTCCAGGCTGCTCTCAAAATTCCTGGGCTCgggtgatgctcctgcctcagctcctgagtagctgggacaacAGGTAGCACCAGCAAGCTCAGTTTAGATTAAAAATTGTTAAGCAGGGCATTGTGCCATCTGTATCCCTGCTGCTGCTCTAACATAACCTTCTGGATCCTGTTTCCAGGTTCTCTGTCAGATGCAGAGAACCCTCTCTGATCAGCCCAAGGAGGAAAGGGAGCTGACATGGGAACCATACCGGAGGGCCTCCAGCCGCTGGGTCTGGGACAGGTTGCCGTGGAGTTCGCCCACCTGCAGCCCCAGAAGCCCCAGGAGGATGTGCATGCGGTGGGCCTGCTTCTTGGTCTGGGTGAAGAGCATCACATGGTCGGTGAAGGTTCTCGTCAACAGAGCTGGAGGGAGAAGAGTGAGCCGGCACCGTGTAGGGGCTGCTGCGCAACGCGCCTCCCTCACCTGAGAATGAGCCTGGTGTGCGGCACAGGGGCATAGGCACGGTCCCTGCCGGGTGAACTCACAGGCCAAGGCAGACAGGAACTAATTCCCCAGGATGATAAATGTCACGAGAGAAAGAGTAAAGGGAGGGTGGCAGAGCAGCGTTAGAGCTGACCTCCTGGAGGGGTGACTGAGGCTGAAGGACAAGGCAGACTATCCCATGAGGACAGGGATGCCAGGCTGAAGAAAGAGCAACGTCACGTCCTGGAGGTCAGAACGAGCATGGGGGATGAGAGGGCCCAAGCCGGCAGATGTGGCCCTCGAGGGTCCGGAGGGGTTCACTAGGGAGTCTGGATTTCCATAAGAGCAACGGGAGCTGCCACACCCAGGGTGTTTGTTCAGTAAGGAGGTAACGGGAGCAGGTATTCTTTTGTAAAGAACTGTTcagcaggggctgggctggggctcagtggcagagcgcttgcctcacacatgtgaggcactgggtttgagcctcagcaccacatgaaaataaataaacaaataaaggggctggggatgtggcttaagcggtagcgcgctcgcctggcatgcgtgcggcccaggttcgatcctcagcaccacatacaaacaaagatgttgtgtccgccgaaaactaaaaaataaacattaaaaattctctccctctctctttaaaaaaaaataaaataaaataaaaataaataaacaaataaagatattgtgtccatgtataattttttttaaaaaattaataaattaaaaaaacaaactgttcTGCAGAGGGAAGAATGAATTACGAAGAGCCaacaggaagcaggaagaggaAATTAAGCGGCTGCAGCAACAATCCAGGCAACACACAGTGGTGTCTGCATTAAGAAGCCAGAGTGGCAACTGAGGCTGGGGACACAACTCagctggtaaagtgcttgcctcgcatgacaaggttcaatccccagcaccactcacacacacaaaaagagcaGCAATTGGTGGCAAGTGGTCAGGAGCTCAGGAGGACACAAAGATGGACGGAGGGAGGAGCTGGGTGAGGCCAGCATGGTGATAAAGATGGATGGACAGCGGAGTGGCTCTGATTGAGGGGAAAACAGACGGAGGAGCAAGAAGGCAAAACCCAAATGCTTCGGGTGGACGCCCAGGAGGCCCGGGGAGCTGAGcacccagcctgcccagccctgggcctTCACCTGCCACGATGGCTTCCCGGTCCCCTTCCCGATTAGGCCGGATGCGAATAAACTCCTGCCGTAGGAAGGGAGCCACATCCGTGTTGCTGTTCACAAACACCCGGACAGGGTTCTTCAAGGAGACAGAAGCCAGATCCTTCACCTGCCGAGCACAGAGCCAAGGGCGCTCAGCTTCCCGCGAGGAGGTGGGAAGGCAGCAACAACGCACACCCACGCAGCCCCTCAAGCCCAGCAGGGTCCTCTGCATGGCCCCCTGTGCAGACCCGCAACAGAGAAGCCCCTTGGCCCACCTCATCTGTCATAGTGGCTGAGAAGAGCATGGTCTGGCGGTGGTGGGAGCACATTCGGATGATCTCCTTCATCTGCTCCTCAAAGTACTCATCCAGCATCcttggggcagagagagagaggatatgACATGACACTGGGGAACACGGTTCTGTCACAGCGAGTCACAGACTACCACGCAGGCTGAGGTTTGGCTGCCCCTGGTTGTGTTTAGaattaatttattgttattttaccCTTTAACCAAGATTCACTAAGAATTATCATCATGCAACATCTGCCTCATGTCTCTTTTTTTGTTACTAAACTATATACCAGTAAGTCTCTCATGACCCCAAACATTCCAACACACAGTAAGGACAATGACCTTGTCCCACATAACCCGTCACAATCAAGACATGGCAGTGTTTGAGTGTCATCTGAAGTACAGGCCACTTTCAGATGTCCTCAACTGAAATGCAGAGACGGGCTGTGCATCAGGAGGCTTCGAGAGGCCGTCTCTCCACTGTGCTGGGGACACCtgaccctctcccctccctccatcccaccTCCTCTTGCCCTCGGTGAGTTTACAGTCGCCTGTATTTGAGTCTGAGAGCCAGAGTTTCCGTATTGCAGCTGGCTGTCGTGTCTTTTGAGGCTTCCTTCACCCGGGACGTCCCCTCAGCCTCGTTCACCCTCTGGGTTTGTCTAGCTATCTCCAGGTGACTGACTGGATTCAGAGAAACCCCCACTGGTTTGGGGGCTAGGTGAGGTCATGCCCTTCTCTCTCACAGAACCAGAAACCTGAAGGAGGCGGAGGAGACGGTTCCACCCTGACGGACAGCACTGAGAGCCCCACAGCGGGGAGCTGACGAGTTTACTTGGTGTCGCTGGTGTGAAAATGAGAGGAGCCAAGGACCAAGCAAGCACATGCAGGGTCAGATGCTCCCAGGCCTGCTAGTTCTGAGACACTTCAACGTGAGAGGACACCTCAGCATGCCCCTTGCCCGCTGTGCCATCAGCCCAGCTCACCTGGCTCAGGCATGAAGGAAAGAGGTGAGCAGATAGGACACTtgtgagagaaagaggagggacgGAGGGACAAGAAGGGGTCCCACCACAGCCAGGGAGATGCCTACTGAAGCCACCACGCACAGCCCATCCCTGCATTACCCCTGCACCACTCACCATGATGGGGACACTACTCCTGAACCCGTGTGCAACATCCCCAGATCTCAGTTAGGAGCAGCAGAGCCCACATGTGACTGACGTCACCTCCTAACCATTACCAttacagaaagaaaggagaaagcagaaaaatcTGGACCACGCACCAACAGAGGCCCACGTGGGTGGTTGAAGGGGTGTCTCCACTTAGCTGAAGGCCCTATAGAATAATGCAGGGTGGCAGCTCAGAGTACCCGGGCGGCACCCTCAGGGCTCACCTGTCAGCCTCATCCAGGATGAGCACCTCAATGCTGCTCAGGTGGAAGGAAGGGCAGTTGTGGAGGTGATCGATCAGCCGACCCGGGGTGGCAATGAGGATGTCAGGTGCTGCCCGAAGAGCTGCTTCCTGAGATTTTACATCCAAGCCACCTGCAAGCAGAGAGACACACCAGATAGCCAGGTCAGCCAGCCAGTCACCTGTGTTCTAAGAACACCAGCCACCTGCCTTTGTCTCATGTCAGATGAACAGGAAAGAGCTACAGCAAGACTAACGGGGGCCTTGCCCACATGGATGCAACACACTGGGACAGACATATTATTTAATTACATTAGACGGAGTGAAAAATCCGAACAGGTGACAACACAACAGCATTTCCAGATAGAATGACTGGAACATCCCAGGACTGAAAGAGGCCCGGTAAAAACCGATGACGTCTTCACATGTGAGGACAGAGATCACCTCTGACTTCCAATTGCATAAGGAGGGTACACTGCAGGCTGCATGACACTCTCATGTAACTTTTGTATGTGGCTGtcgatggacagcatgcctttgtttatttttatgcaaagctaaagatggaacccagtgctcacaagtgctaggcaagcactctgtccctgagctgcagccccagctctCAAGTAACTTTATCAGGGAAACCCTGCCCCAAATAATATTTGACTCAACATTCATGCTAAGCAGAAATTATTCCCTAAAGTtgtttaataccaaaaaaaaaaaaaaaaaaaaaaattcataattttgaagtttcttttttttttttttattttagtttttttcggcagacacaacatctttgtttgtatgtggtgctgaggatcgaacctgggccgcacgcatgccaggcgggcgtgctaccgcttgagccacatccccagccccgaagtTTCATTCTTTAAGAATAGTTAAGTCTCAATGaactctctcccctccccagtaccagtactacaaaaacacatcagccaatttttttttttaagaaacagagagagagaaagagagagaatttttttttaatatttagttttcagcggacacaacacctttgtttgtatgtggtgctgaggatcaaacccaggccgcatgcatgccaggcgagcgcactacctcttgagccacatccccagccccacatcagCCAATTTTTAAGTGGACTCAAGGGAACATAAAGGCCTTTCCTAGCCCCTGCTCCCACAGAGTGAGCCACATCCACCTTCCACCACATCACAGGTCCCAGGAACTGGCACCCACCCCGACTCACCCACAGCCAGACAGGTGGTGATGTTACAGAACTGGGCCAGCTGCTTGGTGACGGAGTGCACCTGGATGCCCAGCTCCCGGGTGGGAACCAGCACCAATACACGGGTCACAGGGCCCTGGCGGGGCTTGTAGATCAGACGCTCCAAGACAGGCAGAGCAAAAGCTGCTGTTTTACCTAGAGGGAGACAGCGGGGAAACAAGAACAGGTTTGGTTCCCCCCATGTTTAGGTTTTTTGCCAAGTACAGAAAATCTGTAAGTCCGGGCAAAGGaacataaaataacttaaaaaagtttttttttttggctttcaaACTATATGGTCTTATAAAACTACATAGGAAATGTcaaaaaagcatgaaaataaagaataaaataaataaaattgaaaattactcAGAATTCAggtaaactattttctttttttttaatatattttttttttagtttcaggtggacacaatattttatttttatgtggtgctaagaatcgaacccagtgcctcacacatgctaggcgagcacgctaccacctgagccacagccacagccccaggtaAACTATTTTCTTgagttgtttttggttttttgtttggttggttttttgcaTATTGgagcctcatacattctaggcaagcgttctacctctgagccacatccccaaccctcccttttaaaaaatattctttatttttttttaaatggttgcaTAGCATCCTAGCATATGAGTATCTCTACTATAAATTAACTGATCCTTATAGTTGGATGTTTTGGTTGCTTTTCACTAATACACAATGCAGTGATGAACATTCCTTTTATATAAATTCTCTGATCCCATGAAGGGCTTAtcagggcagggccaggaggtACTAGGTAGGATTAAAGAAAGACAACCTCCACCTGACCCCTTGACACCTGTGACCCAGAACTAGCCTAGACCTCCTCTACT
Coding sequences within it:
- the Ddx27 gene encoding probable ATP-dependent RNA helicase DDX27, which encodes MLAELGLIGTIGEDDEVPVEPESDSGDEEEEGPIVLGRKQKALQKNRSADFNPDFVFTEKEGMYDGSWALADVMSQLKKKRAATTLDEKIEKVRKKRKTEDKEAKAGKLEEKEAKVGLEPEEPGDPEQGDLAGTEEEAGSAEEESESEYSAAEEDILTKADTLKVKERRKKKKGQEAGGFFEDASQYDENLSFQDMNLSRPLLKAITAMGFKQPTPIQKACIPVGLLGKDICACAATGTGKTAAFALPVLERLIYKPRQGPVTRVLVLVPTRELGIQVHSVTKQLAQFCNITTCLAVGGLDVKSQEAALRAAPDILIATPGRLIDHLHNCPSFHLSSIEVLILDEADRMLDEYFEEQMKEIIRMCSHHRQTMLFSATMTDEVKDLASVSLKNPVRVFVNSNTDVAPFLRQEFIRIRPNREGDREAIVAALLTRTFTDHVMLFTQTKKQAHRMHILLGLLGLQVGELHGNLSQTQRLEALRRFKDEQIDILVATDVAARGLDIEGVKTVINFTMPNTIKHYVHRVGRTARAGRAGRSVSLVGEEERKMLKEIVKAAKAPVKARILPQDVILKFRDKIEKMEKDVYAVLQLEAEEREMQQSEAQINTAKRLLEKGKEAVDKEPERSWFQTKEERKKEKIAKALQEFDLALRGKKRRKKFMKDAKKKGEMTAEERSQFEILKAQMFAERLAKRNRRAKRARAMPEEELARGPAKKQKPKKKSVFDEELTNTSKKALKQYRAGPSFEERKQLGLPHQRRGGNFKSKSRYKRKK